A region of Jaculus jaculus isolate mJacJac1 chromosome 16, mJacJac1.mat.Y.cur, whole genome shotgun sequence DNA encodes the following proteins:
- the Rab5a gene encoding ras-related protein Rab-5A, with product MANRGATRPNGPNTGNKICQFKLVLLGESAVGKSSLVLRFVKGQFHEFQESTIGAAFLTQTVCLDDTTVKFEIWDTAGQERYHSLAPMYYRGAQAAIVVYDVTNEESFARAKNWVKELQRQASPNIVIALSGNKADLANKRAVDFQEAQSYADDNSLLFMETSAKTSVNVNEIFMAIAKKLPKNEPQNPGASSARGRGVDLSEPAQPARTQCCSN from the exons ATGGCTAATCGGGGAGCAACAAGACCCAACGGGCCAAATACTGGAAATAAAATATGCCAGTTTAAGCTGGTGCTTCTGGGAGAGTCTGCTGTCGGCAAGTCAAGCCTAGTGCTCCGATTCGTGAAAGGCCAGTTTCATGAATTTCAAGAGAGCACCATTGGGG CTGCTTTTCTAACCCAAACTGTCTGTCTTGATGACACAACAGTCAAGTTTGAAATATGGGACACAGCTGGCCAAGAACGGTACCACAGCCTCGCACCAATGTACTACAGGGGAGCACAGGCCGCCATTGTTGTCTATGACGTCACAAACGAG GAGTCCTTTGCGAGAGCAAAAAACTGGGTTAAAGAACTTCAAAGGCAAGCAAGCCCTAACATTGTAATAGCTTTATCTGGAAACAAGGCTGACCTAGCAAATAAAAGAGCTGTTGACTTCCAG GAAGCACAGTCGTACGCCGATGACAACAGTTTGTTATTCATGGAGACGTCAGCGAAGACGTCAGTGAATGTAAATGAAATATTCATGGCAATAG CTAAGAAGCTGCCGAAGAATGAGCCACAGAACCCCGGAGCCAGTTCTGCCCGGGGGAGAGGAGTGGACCTCAGTGAGCCCGCACAGCCCGCCAGGACCCAGTGCTGCAGTAACTGA